DNA sequence from the Geobacter sp. AOG2 genome:
CAGGAGATGATTACTGCCGCTCCAAGCAGCCGGCGCTATTTTGTCGAGATCAGGGATTGTATCACATCAGGCGGGCTTTATCGGGCACTTAAAACAGCCCGTGAATTGATTGACTATGAAGAACAACTTGTCGAGCAGGCGAATATTAGGCTGCCCATCAAACTGCCGCAAGTGAGTGGACTGACCGAGGCAGGCTCCCCTTAAATAACCTCTAAAAAAACACCGTCACAAAGGCAGGAACAGACCACCACAAATCAAGGCACTACAGGTAGTCCAAAAGAGACATGGATGATATCTTGGCCGTCGCGGCCAATGCCGCTTCGTATGCCGTCTGTTGCTGGCTCAATTCAACACCGACCGTCGTCAAGTCAACACTCTGAATATCGCTGACCACATTTTCCAGGGTTGTCTTATTATTGGTGTTCATCGTGGACATCGTGTCAAGACGCTTCAACCGCGCGGCGACATCTATCTGTGCGTTGTTTATCTGAGTGGCACCTGCTTCGAGATCTTTAGCCCCTTGCTGTATGGCCGCGGCATCGCTCGCGGTGGTACTATCCCCAACCGCACTGATCAGGTCGTCGAGCGTCTTGAGTATATCAGTGGAGCCGTAGCTGGGATTTGAACCACTACCCTTTAACAGTCGGTCACCGGTTATGTTGACCGTTTGGTACGAGTTTTCGGTGATCTCCACCTTGGACTGATTGCTATCGCCGTTATACGTATTGCTTGTTGAACTGAACGGGGCCGTGGAGTTGCTGGTGCCGCCGAACACATAAGTATCACCCGACTGAGTATTGGCATAATCGATGATCTGCTGTTTCAGAGCAACCAACTGATCATGCGCACTCTGCCGGTCCGACGCGCTGTCGCTGCCATTCGAAATGGAATCGACGAGCGATTTGGCTTGCGTGATGGTGTCCGATATCCCGGTCAAGGCGTTGCTCGTGACGTTAAGTAAAGTCGTAGCCTTGGTTATATTGGTCGAATACTGGTTGATCGCGTTCAGGGAATCGCTGATATTCAACAGGATGCTTGTCGATGTGGGGTTATCGCTCGGCCGATTGATATTCTGATCCGATGTGCTCAGTTCGGTCAGTTTGTTAAGGGTCGTCTGCCCCTTCTGAAGGTTGTAGATAGCGTTAAGAGCCGACGTGTTCGATGAAATTCTCATATCAGATATCCTTTTCAGATCAGCTTATAAGCCCCAGGACCGTGTCCATCATATCGGTCACCGTCGTGATCAGCTTGGCCGAGGCCTGGTACGACTTCTGGTATTTGGTGAGATTGACGAGTTCTTCGTCCAGGGAGACACCCGAGTTCGATTCACGGAGCGTGCTCAACTGGTTGCTATAGGCCGTGTTCTGGGTGACGTTGTTTTTACTTGTCGCGACATCCTGGCCGACCTGGGTAACCATGCTGGTATAGTAGTCGCTAAACGTGGACCCCGACATGGTCGTGGTATCATTGGCCAGATCCGCCATCGCCAGGGCGTTGCTGCCGTCGCCCGTACTGGAAGCGTTTGATGATGCCGCAACCAGGTTGGTGCCGGTAATGGCGGAATTAACCGCTATCGTCGCGGCACTCGTCCCGGGATTGAACAGAGCGATCCCGGCCGTGCCGTTCAGGTCATAGCCGGCCTGTTGCTGCGCATTGACCTTCGTTGCAATGGTCGTTGCCAGCGTATCGAGTTGACTTTGGTAGCCCGGAATGACGGTGTCACGCAGCTCCAGAGTTGCGCCGAGCGTTCCCGTCGTCGGAGATACCGTAGCGGCGGTTGTGTCTCCGGCCGCAGTCAGGTTGACATCGTAGAGCCCTGTCGTGGTGTTTGTCGTCAGCGAAAAGGACCCGGCCTGCGACCCGGTGACCAGTGCGGCGCCGCTATCGGCGTATTGGACATCCGTCGTACCGTCGCTGTTTTCCGTATAGGTTATGCCGAGTTGCTGTGCAAGATCCTGTATCTTCTGGTCGCGCTGGTCTTTGAGTTCATTGGAGTTGCCACCCGACTGGTCGATCACCTTGATCTGGCTGTTGAGTTCGGCAATGCTTTTCAGATTCTCGTTGATGCTGTCCGTAGTGGTAACAAGTGACGTGTTTTGAGCGGTGATAGTGTCCGAAAGGGTCTGGCTGACGGAATTGAAGTTATCCGTCAGGTTCTGAGCAGCAGTCAACACCGCCTGCCGTTCAGCCGTGCCGGTTGGGTTGCTGGTCAAATCCTGCCAGGAATTAAAAAAATCGCTGATTGCCGTCCCCAGGCCATCGGTGGAAACCTCATTGAAAGAAGGTTCAATCTCCTGAAGTACGGTGGATTTAGTGGTATCATACCCTTCTTCCGTTTGGGCGTTCGCAAGTTCTTTTTGCAGAACTGCGTCATATGAGCGTTGTATGGAGGTGACACTCACGCCGTTCCCCAAGGACAAGCCACCGGAAGACGTTGACTGGGGTGCCGTTTCGAGCACCGCTGTCTGGCGGGAATAGCCGGCGGTATTGACATTGGAGATGTTTTCGCCGGTTACGCTGATGGCGGTCTGGTATGCGCTGAGACCGCTCACTCCTATTTGCAGTACCGAATTAAGGCTCATATCATGCCTCCCGATTAATCATGACTGATACGGATGATTTCTGCAGATAGCCGCCGGATGCCCCATAGACGCTTGGCCGATTGATCAGGCTGCCCAGGAACCCCAGCGTCATACCCGCTGTTTTGGCAAAGCGCTCCGAAATCGCACAATTTACGGCGGCAGTTTCCCGCACTAGCTGTGCCGCTGCCGCCAGTTTGTGACGGAACAGCAGGAGCCCCCCACCTTTTTTGCCGATGGCAACGGCAACCGTACCGAGCGTGACGTCCGGCGCAAGCCCCAGTTCCGACGCAATTACGGCGATAATTCGGCGGAGGGAGTCATTATGTTCTCCGATACGTCCGGAAAGTTCTTCCTTCTGCCGATTCATCTCCGCCATGGTCTCAAGGTTCATCCGTGCAAGCTCGTCGGTTTCCTGCTCAAGGAGCGTGCACAGTTTCTCGAAGAGCTGAAGCTGGCTCGAAAGCGTTTCTTCAAGTAATTTCACATCCATGGTTTTACGTCCCCTGCGCGCCTGTTCAGGTATCGAAAGAGGGCACATGACGGGCAGTGCCACATACGACGATTCGGCATCGGGGTTAGGGTAAGGAAAAAATGTGAAGGAAATGCGAAGGAAATAAGGAAATGGGTACTACAAAAACTCGTGACACCGCCCAGTATCAGACAGCCTACGGCTTTTTATCAGCGTTTACGTGAAGTTGGCAATGGAGGCATTTGCGCAGATAAAGAAGGGTCATGCCATTGACATGAAAAAAGTTTCCACAGCGAGGGCAGACAGCAACGGCCGACCAGAACATGGTCACGATAAGGATAATGACCCATATGCCGATGGCGGTGCCCATTGTGCGATAGGTTGGGGAGATGGAGTGGATGATCCACATGGCTGGCACGTAAATGGCGACCGTTGCAAAAAAGAACCTGCGGCGCCTGCGTACCAAGGCGAGTCCGGGGCCGAATGTGGATACGTCGGGCGACTGATTGTCATCCATACGCCGTTCTCCCTTTGTCTGCCGCAGTACGAGAAGATGAAGTTGCAAAGGCCGTTTTCTGATGAAAACGGCCTTTGCTCGGCGGAGCGCCCGGCCATCCTGGCCCCGGGAAAGGCCGACCAGATATTATTTTTTCTTAGCCTTTTTCGGAGCAGCTTTCTTGGGGGCCGCAGCTTTCTTGGGGGCGGCCTTCTTAGGTGCGGCAGCCTTAAGGTCTTTCAAGGGCTTGCCTGCGGAGAACTTGCCAACGGTCTTGGCTGGAATCTTGAGGGCCTTCCCAGTTTGGGGATTCCTGCCGGTACGAGCTTTTCGCGTGACCGCGCTGAAGGTACCGAAGCCGATCAGGGTGACTTTGTCGCCAGCTCTGAGTGCTGCGGTTGTAGCATCGATGAACCCCTTGAGGGCCTTTTCAGCCTGTGTCTTGGTGATTCCTGCAGCCTCTGCGATCTTTACTGCCAGCTCTGCCTTGGTCATTGTGCTCTCCTTTCGAGCTCTATGGATTGGCCTTCGTAATGAAGGCCTCTGAAAATGAATCAGAGCATTGCTTCCTATTTGTGTAGATCAGACTTGTGTAGCGTCTATCAGGTTCACCGTGCAATTTTTTACTATTTTTTAAATACATATCATAAATCGATTACTAATTGCCAATAAAAATACCACTTGGCGCCCGCTAAGTATATTATTTTTACCGGTATCAGGGCGTATGTAGTGTAAACAATGACCGGGCGCACGGGGCGTTTCACAAGACAACACTTCGAACATATTGATTTTGTTATTGACTTCAAACGAACCACGTAGTAGAAATTCCCCTATAAAGCAAGGATCATCATCGATCGGGTTAGCTGATTAAGCTAGCCCTTTTTCGTCATATCGCCAACAAAACACCTGCTTCCACCACTCGTCAAAGGCTCACGAAAGGATTCACACCCGTGCGCATCACCCTTGTCTCTCTCCATCCCGCCCCCTCCCCCCAGGCGATCCCCCTTGCCAACGCCTTTTTGAAGGGTTTTGCAGCTCAAACTTCTCTGGAAGTAGAACTGGTGGAATTTTTTACCGACGATGTCCCCCATGTGTGCGCCGAAAGGGTTGCGGAGGGCTTGCCGACGGCGATCGGTTTTTCCCTCTATCTATGGAACCGCGCCGCATGCCTGGCAATCGCGGACGACGTGCGCCGCCGTCTGCCGGAGGCGTTGATCTTCGCCGGCGGGCCTGAGGTAACGGCAGATCCACACGGCATACTCGACGGGTCCGCCCTGGACCTGGTCATCGTGGGCGAAGGCGAATACCCCTTCAACGTCCTCTGCAAACGACTGGCCAACAACCAAACCCTGGAAGATATTCCCGGCATACTCATAAAAGGAGCGGCGACGCCATTTCTTCCCGCCCCCCCTCTGGTCGACCTGGACGCCATCCCCTCTCCCTACCTGGGTGGCATTCTGGACTGTGACCACTATCCGGGCGTTCTGTGGCAACTTTCACGCGGGTGCGGCTTTACCTGCGACTTCTGCTTTGACTCCCGCGGCCAGCACGGCGTGCGGCGGTTCTCCCTGGAACGGATCGAGTCCGAGCTGCGTCATTTCGCCCAAAGCAGAGTTTCCCAAGTCTTTGTGCTCGATTCCACATTTAACCAGGACTTGAAAAGAGCCAAGGCTATCCTGAGGCTGATCAAAAAGATCGCGCCCGGTATCCATTTTCACTTTGAAGTCCGTAGCGAGTTCATCGACCCGGAACTGGCCCGACTCTTCGCCCAGATCACCTGCTCCTTGCAGATCGGCTTGCAAAGCTCCGACAGCCGGGTGCTGCAAGGGGTCGGACGCTCCTTTAGGACCGAAGACTTTGTCGGACGGATCGATCACCTGAACCGAAGCGGCGCAACCTTCGGCTTCGATCTGATCTACGGCCTGCCCGACGACACCCTGACAGGTTTCCGTCGCAGCCTGGATTTTGCCCTGTCACTCTATCCTAACCACCTGGACATCTTCCCCCTGGCTGTGCTGCCCGGCACCGCACTTGCCGACCGGAGCGACGCCATCGGCCTTAACCACCTGCCCCGCCCCCCCTACACCCTGCTCTCCTCCCCCACTTTTCCAGCCGACGCCATGACTGCGGCGCAGCGCTTGGCAACGGCCTGCGACATCTTTTACACCCGTGGCAGGGCCGTGGCTTGGTTCAATGAGGTCGCCAAAGCCCTCAAGATGTTCCCCAGCGTTTTTTTGCACCGGTTTTCAGAATGGCTACTGACGGAGAGGGGCTCGCAAATCGATGAAAGCGACCTTGACGAGCAAGAGGTCTGGCAACTCCAACGGGGTTTTCTGAACAGTATGTTCAGCGGGCCGACACTGAAACGTTATCTGCCGGTGGTTCTCGACCTTGTGGACTACCACTATCACTATGCCGCCGCGCTCCTGAGCCCGCTGGAACGCTCGCGGGGGCGGATACCGGACAAGGGCCGCCTCCTGCAATCTACTCTGCGATTGGCAGGTTCAGTCCGCTTGGCAAAATTCAACTACGAAATTCTGGAGATACTCGATGCCGGCATACCGGATATCCGCCGCCTGACAAACGCCCTGGTCCCCGTCGGTTCCTTTGCCGCCATCTATTCGAGCCACAACGGAGTCTGTACCGAGTCTCTGGCTAAGCCCTATTTCCACCTTCTGGAGCGCTTGGACGGCAGGAGCCGGGCCGATGCCATTGCCGCAGGCCTTGGCCTTCAACCCGACGATGCCGGTAACTTCCTTCTCTTCGCCCTGGATGAAGGGATCGTGCTGCGGAACTGATGGGTATAACCTCCCGGTAATCTTGATCGCGGCAACACCAGCCCACACCTGTTTTTTCTGCGCTTGACAGGAATCAGCGACCCATGATCGAAAGAGGTTGCATTTTGGCGGCCATTTTAGTATATCTTTCATTTCCTTTTTGGAAATTCAGGGATTTCCGCGCGTATAGCCCGGTTTGATCCTTTTCGGCTGAGAGGCAGACAATCCATATGCTCGACAAGATCAAAATCTTTTCCGGCAACTCCAACCCCACCCTTGCCCAGAAAATTTGTGAGGCCCTCACGGTGCCCCTAGGCGCGGCTCGTGTCCGCAGGTTTTCGGACGGCGAGGTCATGGTTGAAATCAATGAAAACGTTCGTGGCCGCGATGTGTATGTCATCCAGTCCACCTGTGCCCCGACCAACGACAATCTGATGGAACTGTTGGTCATGACTGACGCCCTTAAGCGCGCCTCCGCAGCAACCATTACCGCTGTGGTTCCCTATTACGGATATGCCCGCCAGGACCGCAAGGCCGCACCGCGCACCCCGATCACCGCCAAGCTGGTGGCTGACCTGATCACCAAGGCCGGGATCGACCGGGTGGTGACGGTAGACCTGCACGCCGGCCAGATCCAGGGTTTTTTCGACATCCCGGTGGACAATCTCTATGCTGCGCCCGTTATTCTCAATCATCTGAAGAGCCGTTTCGACGGTCAACCGATCGTCATGGTGTCCCCGGATGCGGGCGGTACCGAGCGCGCCCGTGCTTTTGCCAAACGACTGGAATGCACCCTGGCGGTGATCGACAAACGCCGCACCGGCCCCAACGTGGCCGAGGTCATGCACTTGATCGGCGATGTGCGTAACAAAATCGCCATCATTCTTGACGATATGATCGATACCGCCGGTACCCTTACCCAAGCGGCCAAGGCACTCAAAGAGAACGGCGCCACTGCCGTCTACGCCTGTGCCACCCACGGAGTGCTCTCCGGCCCGGCCATCGAACGTATCAATAACTCGGATATTGCCGAGGTAGTACTCACCGACACCATCCCGCTGGGAGATAAGGAAAACACGACATCCAAGATCACGATGCTGTCCGTGTCGGGCCTTCTGGCGGAAGCTATCAGGCGTATCCATGAAGACGAGTCCGTCAGCTCACTTTTTGTCTAGAGACATATTTTTATAACTGTACAGAGGTGGGGGCAGCCCCATCACTACA
Encoded proteins:
- the flgL gene encoding flagellar hook-associated protein FlgL, which gives rise to MRISSNTSALNAIYNLQKGQTTLNKLTELSTSDQNINRPSDNPTSTSILLNISDSLNAINQYSTNITKATTLLNVTSNALTGISDTITQAKSLVDSISNGSDSASDRQSAHDQLVALKQQIIDYANTQSGDTYVFGGTSNSTAPFSSTSNTYNGDSNQSKVEITENSYQTVNITGDRLLKGSGSNPSYGSTDILKTLDDLISAVGDSTTASDAAAIQQGAKDLEAGATQINNAQIDVAARLKRLDTMSTMNTNNKTTLENVVSDIQSVDLTTVGVELSQQQTAYEAALAATAKISSMSLLDYL
- the flgK gene encoding flagellar hook-associated protein FlgK translates to MSLNSVLQIGVSGLSAYQTAISVTGENISNVNTAGYSRQTAVLETAPQSTSSGGLSLGNGVSVTSIQRSYDAVLQKELANAQTEEGYDTTKSTVLQEIEPSFNEVSTDGLGTAISDFFNSWQDLTSNPTGTAERQAVLTAAQNLTDNFNSVSQTLSDTITAQNTSLVTTTDSINENLKSIAELNSQIKVIDQSGGNSNELKDQRDQKIQDLAQQLGITYTENSDGTTDVQYADSGAALVTGSQAGSFSLTTNTTTGLYDVNLTAAGDTTAATVSPTTGTLGATLELRDTVIPGYQSQLDTLATTIATKVNAQQQAGYDLNGTAGIALFNPGTSAATIAVNSAITGTNLVAASSNASSTGDGSNALAMADLANDTTTMSGSTFSDYYTSMVTQVGQDVATSKNNVTQNTAYSNQLSTLRESNSGVSLDEELVNLTKYQKSYQASAKLITTVTDMMDTVLGLIS
- a CDS encoding flagellar protein FlgN codes for the protein MDVKLLEETLSSQLQLFEKLCTLLEQETDELARMNLETMAEMNRQKEELSGRIGEHNDSLRRIIAVIASELGLAPDVTLGTVAVAIGKKGGGLLLFRHKLAAAAQLVRETAAVNCAISERFAKTAGMTLGFLGSLINRPSVYGASGGYLQKSSVSVMINREA
- a CDS encoding HU family DNA-binding protein → MHRARKESTMTKAELAVKIAEAAGITKTQAEKALKGFIDATTAALRAGDKVTLIGFGTFSAVTRKARTGRNPQTGKALKIPAKTVGKFSAGKPLKDLKAAAPKKAAPKKAAAPKKAAPKKAKKK
- a CDS encoding B12-binding domain-containing radical SAM protein — protein: MRITLVSLHPAPSPQAIPLANAFLKGFAAQTSLEVELVEFFTDDVPHVCAERVAEGLPTAIGFSLYLWNRAACLAIADDVRRRLPEALIFAGGPEVTADPHGILDGSALDLVIVGEGEYPFNVLCKRLANNQTLEDIPGILIKGAATPFLPAPPLVDLDAIPSPYLGGILDCDHYPGVLWQLSRGCGFTCDFCFDSRGQHGVRRFSLERIESELRHFAQSRVSQVFVLDSTFNQDLKRAKAILRLIKKIAPGIHFHFEVRSEFIDPELARLFAQITCSLQIGLQSSDSRVLQGVGRSFRTEDFVGRIDHLNRSGATFGFDLIYGLPDDTLTGFRRSLDFALSLYPNHLDIFPLAVLPGTALADRSDAIGLNHLPRPPYTLLSSPTFPADAMTAAQRLATACDIFYTRGRAVAWFNEVAKALKMFPSVFLHRFSEWLLTERGSQIDESDLDEQEVWQLQRGFLNSMFSGPTLKRYLPVVLDLVDYHYHYAAALLSPLERSRGRIPDKGRLLQSTLRLAGSVRLAKFNYEILEILDAGIPDIRRLTNALVPVGSFAAIYSSHNGVCTESLAKPYFHLLERLDGRSRADAIAAGLGLQPDDAGNFLLFALDEGIVLRN
- a CDS encoding ribose-phosphate pyrophosphokinase, producing the protein MLDKIKIFSGNSNPTLAQKICEALTVPLGAARVRRFSDGEVMVEINENVRGRDVYVIQSTCAPTNDNLMELLVMTDALKRASAATITAVVPYYGYARQDRKAAPRTPITAKLVADLITKAGIDRVVTVDLHAGQIQGFFDIPVDNLYAAPVILNHLKSRFDGQPIVMVSPDAGGTERARAFAKRLECTLAVIDKRRTGPNVAEVMHLIGDVRNKIAIILDDMIDTAGTLTQAAKALKENGATAVYACATHGVLSGPAIERINNSDIAEVVLTDTIPLGDKENTTSKITMLSVSGLLAEAIRRIHEDESVSSLFV